Proteins from a genomic interval of Musa acuminata AAA Group cultivar baxijiao chromosome BXJ1-9, Cavendish_Baxijiao_AAA, whole genome shotgun sequence:
- the LOC135592594 gene encoding interactor of constitutive active ROPs 4-like isoform X1 yields the protein MRRRWLTLYTAAAARGMSELITVLTARSQFPLESVVAGEVVAEGFEESSSGNPFESRRCCKQEVEVRGMVAERSPELEDERKQDSRMADLKTKVGRAQEELNKFRDRLASAEVAMVDAEQALEKAKKQVSTVTRTSEVDRETLPLSLVLEQTSEPESKPEPNDDVLEVVEPTEPVQEQNEHEEEEEEEVTFILEESMIFERRGEEDDAHLAVATRRKEEELKVKIRSMEEELEGSKKKAAHLAEQLAAVAGAKAALEVEMKKLRVQTGQWRKAAEAATALLAAGDGAAMDKHHGAYVRWGWPLMAGELEEDGVVGGRRKAAGFGMLGDLWKKVAQQRQAEPVSGMD from the exons ATGAGAAGACGGTGGTTAACTCTCTACACCGCTGCTGCTGCTCGAGGGATGAGTGAACTCATCACTGTTCTCA CCGCTCGCTCGCAGTTCCCGTTGGAGAGTGTCGTCGCAGGAGAAGTAGTGGCCGAAGGGTTTGAGGAATCGTCGTCGGGAAATCCATTTGAGAG TCGACGCTGTTGTAAGCAAGAGGTGGAAGTCCGCGGAATGGTTGCCGAACGCAGCCCCGAGCTGGAGGATGAG AGGAAGCAAGATAGTAGGATGGCAGATCTGAAGACCAAGGTGGGCAGAGCTCAGGAAGAGCTCAACAAGTTCAGAGACCGGTTGGCCTCCGCTGAAGTCGCCATGGTTGATGCCGAACAAGCTCTCGAGAAGGCCAAGAAGCAGGTCTCTACCGTGACCCGAACCTCTGAGGTAGACAGAGAGACGCTTCCTCTTTCCCTGGTGCTCGAACAGACATCTGAGCCCGAGTCGAAGCCGGAGCCGAACGATGATGTTCTCGAAGTGGTAGAGCCAACCGAACCAGTCCAAGAGCAGAACGaacatgaggaggaggaggaggaagaagtgaCATTTATACTGGAAGAGAGTATGATCTTTGAGAGGAGAGGTGAAGAAGATGACGCACACCTCGCTGTAGCTACacgaagaaaggaagaggagCTGAAGGTGAAGATAAGGTCGATGGAAGAGGAGCTGGAGGGGAGCAAAAAAAAAGCAGCACACCTGGCGGAGCAGTTGGCGGCAGTGGCGGGAGCAAAGGCGGCACTGGAGGTGGAGATGAAGAAGCTGAGAGTGCAAACCGGGCAATGGCGAAAGGCGGCGGAGGCAGCAACAGCATTGCTGGCTGCCGGGGACGGAGCCGCCATGGACAAACACCATGGTGCGTATGTCCGATGGGGTTGGCCGCTTATGGCAGGCGAATTGGAGGAGGATGGGGTGGTTGGAGGAAGACGGAAGGCGGCCGGATTTGGAATGCTTGGCGACCTGTGGAAGAAGGTGGCGCAGCAGAGGCAAGCAGAACCAGTAAGTGGGATGGATTAA
- the LOC135592594 gene encoding interactor of constitutive active ROPs 1-like isoform X3 — translation MVAERSPELEDERKQDSRMADLKTKVGRAQEELNKFRDRLASAEVAMVDAEQALEKAKKQVSTVTRTSEVDRETLPLSLVLEQTSEPESKPEPNDDVLEVVEPTEPVQEQNEHEEEEEEEVTFILEESMIFERRGEEDDAHLAVATRRKEEELKVKIRSMEEELEGSKKKAAHLAEQLAAVAGAKAALEVEMKKLRVQTGQWRKAAEAATALLAAGDGAAMDKHHGAYVRWGWPLMAGELEEDGVVGGRRKAAGFGMLGDLWKKVAQQRQAEPVSGMD, via the exons ATGGTTGCCGAACGCAGCCCCGAGCTGGAGGATGAG AGGAAGCAAGATAGTAGGATGGCAGATCTGAAGACCAAGGTGGGCAGAGCTCAGGAAGAGCTCAACAAGTTCAGAGACCGGTTGGCCTCCGCTGAAGTCGCCATGGTTGATGCCGAACAAGCTCTCGAGAAGGCCAAGAAGCAGGTCTCTACCGTGACCCGAACCTCTGAGGTAGACAGAGAGACGCTTCCTCTTTCCCTGGTGCTCGAACAGACATCTGAGCCCGAGTCGAAGCCGGAGCCGAACGATGATGTTCTCGAAGTGGTAGAGCCAACCGAACCAGTCCAAGAGCAGAACGaacatgaggaggaggaggaggaagaagtgaCATTTATACTGGAAGAGAGTATGATCTTTGAGAGGAGAGGTGAAGAAGATGACGCACACCTCGCTGTAGCTACacgaagaaaggaagaggagCTGAAGGTGAAGATAAGGTCGATGGAAGAGGAGCTGGAGGGGAGCAAAAAAAAAGCAGCACACCTGGCGGAGCAGTTGGCGGCAGTGGCGGGAGCAAAGGCGGCACTGGAGGTGGAGATGAAGAAGCTGAGAGTGCAAACCGGGCAATGGCGAAAGGCGGCGGAGGCAGCAACAGCATTGCTGGCTGCCGGGGACGGAGCCGCCATGGACAAACACCATGGTGCGTATGTCCGATGGGGTTGGCCGCTTATGGCAGGCGAATTGGAGGAGGATGGGGTGGTTGGAGGAAGACGGAAGGCGGCCGGATTTGGAATGCTTGGCGACCTGTGGAAGAAGGTGGCGCAGCAGAGGCAAGCAGAACCAGTAAGTGGGATGGATTAA
- the LOC135592594 gene encoding interactor of constitutive active ROPs 1-like isoform X2, with translation MRYMSSCIHQSRFCCTSSLCPNVLLLQRKQDSRMADLKTKVGRAQEELNKFRDRLASAEVAMVDAEQALEKAKKQVSTVTRTSEVDRETLPLSLVLEQTSEPESKPEPNDDVLEVVEPTEPVQEQNEHEEEEEEEVTFILEESMIFERRGEEDDAHLAVATRRKEEELKVKIRSMEEELEGSKKKAAHLAEQLAAVAGAKAALEVEMKKLRVQTGQWRKAAEAATALLAAGDGAAMDKHHGAYVRWGWPLMAGELEEDGVVGGRRKAAGFGMLGDLWKKVAQQRQAEPVSGMD, from the coding sequence ATGAGGTATATGTCCTCCTGCATTCATCAGTCTCGATTCTGTTGCACTTCCTCTCTCTGTCCAAATGTTCTTCTCCTGCAGAGGAAGCAAGATAGTAGGATGGCAGATCTGAAGACCAAGGTGGGCAGAGCTCAGGAAGAGCTCAACAAGTTCAGAGACCGGTTGGCCTCCGCTGAAGTCGCCATGGTTGATGCCGAACAAGCTCTCGAGAAGGCCAAGAAGCAGGTCTCTACCGTGACCCGAACCTCTGAGGTAGACAGAGAGACGCTTCCTCTTTCCCTGGTGCTCGAACAGACATCTGAGCCCGAGTCGAAGCCGGAGCCGAACGATGATGTTCTCGAAGTGGTAGAGCCAACCGAACCAGTCCAAGAGCAGAACGaacatgaggaggaggaggaggaagaagtgaCATTTATACTGGAAGAGAGTATGATCTTTGAGAGGAGAGGTGAAGAAGATGACGCACACCTCGCTGTAGCTACacgaagaaaggaagaggagCTGAAGGTGAAGATAAGGTCGATGGAAGAGGAGCTGGAGGGGAGCAAAAAAAAAGCAGCACACCTGGCGGAGCAGTTGGCGGCAGTGGCGGGAGCAAAGGCGGCACTGGAGGTGGAGATGAAGAAGCTGAGAGTGCAAACCGGGCAATGGCGAAAGGCGGCGGAGGCAGCAACAGCATTGCTGGCTGCCGGGGACGGAGCCGCCATGGACAAACACCATGGTGCGTATGTCCGATGGGGTTGGCCGCTTATGGCAGGCGAATTGGAGGAGGATGGGGTGGTTGGAGGAAGACGGAAGGCGGCCGGATTTGGAATGCTTGGCGACCTGTGGAAGAAGGTGGCGCAGCAGAGGCAAGCAGAACCAGTAAGTGGGATGGATTAA
- the LOC103997097 gene encoding gibberellin 2-beta-dioxygenase 3 translates to MVVLANPALDEIPLVRPQKHGAFFSAIPVVDLSRPFSAEALVKACEDVGFVKVINHNVPMDVVQRLEAETVKFFEMPQVFKETSGPADPFGYGNKRIGPNGDVGLVEYLLFGITSKPLSYTSMSFLEEPSACLFGPALSEYLVAVKKLASDVLELIAEGLKIEPRDLLNGLVTDEQSDGLFRLNHYPRCPLLERLDRSWTGFGEHTDPQIISVLRSNNTTGLQISLKNGSWVSVPPDQESFFIVVGDCLQVLTNGRFKSVRHRVLANGCKSRVSMIYFFGPPPAGKIAPLSQLMGEGEQSKYKEFTWAEYKKAAYKSRLGDNRLGQFEK, encoded by the exons ATGGTGGTTTTAGCTAACCCGGCCCTCGATGAAATACCCCTCGTCAGGCCTCAGAAACACGGGGCTTTCTTCTCCGCCATCCCTGTCGTTGACCTGTCGAGGCCTTTCTCGGCAGAAGCTCTCGTCAAGGCCTGCGAAGACGTGGGTTTCGTCAAGGTCATCAACCACAACGTTCCCATGGACGTCGTGCAAAGGTTGGAGGCCGAGACTGTCAAGTTCTTCGAGATGCCCCAGGTGTTCAAGGAGACGTCCGGTCCTGCCGACCCTTTCGGCTATGGGAACAAGAGAATTGGTCCTAATGGTGATGTCGGCCTGGTGGAGTACCTGCTTTTTGGCATCACCTCCAAGCCCTTGTCATACACGTCAATGTCCTTCCTCGAAGAACCCTCAGCGTGCTTGTTCGG CCCTGCTTTGAGCGAATACTTGGTAGCTGTGAAGAAGTTGGCTTCTGACGTGCTTGAACTGATAGCCGAAGGGCTAAAGATCGAACCAAGAGATCTTCTTAACGGGCTGGTGACGGATGAACAAAGTGATGGACTCTTTCGGCTGAATCACTATCCCAGATGCCCTCTGCTAGAAAGACTCGATCGCAGTTGGACCGGCTTCGGAGAGCACACAGACCCACAGATCATATCGGTCTTAAGATCGAACAACACCACAGGCCTGCAGATATCACTGAAGAATGGGAGCTGGGTCTCGGTCCCACCCGACCAGGAATCCTTCTTCATCGTCGTCGGTGACTGCCTACAG GTTCTGACGAACGGGAGGTTCAAGAGTGTGAGGCACAGGGTGTTGGCCAACGGTTGCAAGTCCAGGGTCTCGATGATCTACTTCTTTGGGCCACCTCCCGCAGGGAAGATTGCACCATTGTCACAGCTGATGGGAGAGGGGGAGCAGAGCAAGTACAAGGAGTTCACATGGGCGGAGTACAAGAAGGCTGCCTATAAATCAAGGCTGGGGGACAACAGGCTCGGGCAGTTCGAGAAGTAG
- the LOC135594476 gene encoding potassium channel KAT3-like, whose protein sequence is MFSCTNYFQHFCSNGFQLESKGYSLHDDLLPSLGATINHRIKLRKHIVSPYDPHYRLWEMFLMVLVLYSAWICPFEFAFLHYLPSTMFLVDNIVNSFFAIDIALTFFVAFVDHKSYLLVDEPKRIAVRYLSTWFIFDACSTFPFQTISFFFNRHGNSLGFKLLSILRLWRLHRVGSLFARLEKDIRFNYFWTRCAKLFSVTLFAVHFSGCFYYMIADRYPDPKRTWIGAVIPNFREDNLWIRYVTAIYWSITTLTTTGYGDLHAENTREMLFDIFYMFFNLGLTAYLIGNMTNLVVHGTSRTKTFRDTFQAASEFVSRNKLPRHVKEQMLSHICLKFKTEELKQQETIEGLPKAIRSSIAECLFYPIVEKVYLFQGASFNLIFQLVTEMQADYFPPKEDVILQNEALTDLYIIVSGAVEMRAYVDGVEKVQGRLIAGEVFGEIGVLCHVPQPFTIRTTELAQILRLQSAVFFNIIRESRQEATIVMRNLFQKLRLHEKLYPGTLQKDPGALMKEWLATGPLNTNGEHAQGGDDYQVWKLHTLEQMDDGNLLYKAEKNTDISTFNELPIGHTNPKENYADQKNRFHKAGWEVHNEITSMFLERDASIGKVDSTRWTQNGMIEKREKKGTSEP, encoded by the exons ATGTTCTCTTGCACGAACTACTTCCAGCACTTCTGCAGCAATGGCTTCCAATTGGAAAGCAAAGGATACAGTTTACATGATGACCTTTTGCCATCACTTGGAGCAACCATAAACCATAGAATCAAGCTCAGGAAGCACATTGTTTCGCCATATGATCCTCATTACAG GCTATGGGAGATGTTTCTGATGGTCCTGGTTCTCTACTCAGCTTGGATCTGCCCATTTGAGTTTGCATTCCTACATTACTTGCCAAGCACAATGTTTCTTGTGGATAACATAGTCAATAGCTTCTTTGCAATTGACATTGCACTCACCTTCTTTGTTGCTTTCGTCGACCATAAATCCTATCTCCTTGTTGACGAACCAAAGAGAATAGCAGTCAG GTACCTATCCACATGGTTCATTTTTGATGCATGTTCAACATTTCCGTTCCAAACAATCAGCTTCTTCTTCAACAGACATGGTAATAGCCTTGGCTTCAAACTTCTAAGTATCCTCAGACTATGGCGTTTGCATCGTGTCGGTTCCTTGTTTGCCAG ACTTGAGAAGGATATTCGGTTCAATTATTTCTGGACACGGTGTGCAAAGCTTTTCTCT GTAACTCTATTCGCAGTTCACTTTTCTGGATGCTTTTACTATATGATTGCCGATCGATACCCTGACCCAAAAAGAACCTGGATAGGTGCAGTGATACCAAACTTCAGGGAAGATAATCTGTGGATCAGATATGTAACAGCAATATACTGGTCAATTACAACACTAACGACTACAGGTTATGGTGACTTGCATGCTGAAAACACAAGAGAGATGCTATTTGATATTTTCTACATGTTCTTCAATCTGGGTTTGACAGCTTACCTCATTGGAAACATGACGAACCTTGTTGTCCATGGGACCAGTCGCACAAAAACCTTT AGGGACACGTTTCAGGCTGCTTCCGAATTTGTATCAAGAAATAAGCTACCAAGACATGTAAAAGAACAAATGTTATCGCACATATGTTTAAAGTTCAAAACAGAGGAACTCAAACAGCAAGAGACTATTGAAGGCTTGCCAAAGGCTATTCGCTCAAGCATAGCTGAGTGTCTGTTCTATCCCATTGTTGAAAAAGTATACCTTTTTCAAGGGGCCTCCTTCAATCTCATTTTCCAGTTG GTGACAGAAATGCAAGCTGACTATTTTCCACCAAAGGAAGACGTGATACTGCAGAATGAAGCTCTAACAGATCTATATATAATAGTATCAGGAGCAGTG GAGATGAGAGCATATGTGGATGGAGTGGAAAAA GTTCAAGGGAGGCTTATTGCAGGGGAAGTATTTGGGGAGATAGGAGTTCTATGTCATGTACCACAACCATTCACCATAAGAACCACTGAACTTGCACAAATCCTCAGACTGCAAAGTGCTGTATTTTTCAACATTATTCGAGAAAGCAGACAGGAAGCAACTATTGTCATGAGAAATCTTTTCCAG AAGTTAAGGCTACATGAAAAATTATACCCTGGGACACTGCAAAAAGATCCAGGAGCGCTAATGAAGGAATGGCTTGCCACAGGACCTCTGAACACAAATGGGGAGCATGCACAAGGTGGAGATGATTATCAAGTTTGGAAGCTACATACACTAGAACAGATGGATGATGGAAACCTACTATACAAGGCAGAAAAGAATACGGATATCAGCACATTTAATGAGCTTCCAATTGGTCACACCAATCCAAAAGAAAACTATGCAGATCAAAAGAATAGGTTCCATAAGGCTGGATGGGAAGTACACAACGAAATCACCAGCATGTTCCTCGAACGAGATGCAAGTATAGGAAAAGTTGATAGTACCAGGTGGACCCAAAATGGTATGATTGAGAAACGTGAGAAAAAGGGTACATCTGAG CCATGA
- the LOC103997101 gene encoding phospho-N-acetylmuramoyl-pentapeptide-transferase homolog produces the protein MCSTRLVLLGFHQTLSISASPASTRVRISSASFPSIFPRRGFRFDGQRCWLRRSFVPFAFSFDEDSGLPTLMEDSNGVSGGNSSYLASSEDEDSDADLIVQPTADVELRSNKERFETPDSSITVAAHRFATLRGRRKKRTQKGILISMSLVAFLLVFLLFFDWCSWRIVRMPLEPFFLTHPFTLSAALSAFAGFIFVPIVDSMRIHQVLRKEGPASHTSKRGTPTMGGLFFIPIGIIVASIKAGERSTAVSGAAVATIAFAAIGLLDDLLSCIKSHNYGLPGWAKLGLQVIAATWFSFWLDSAHISTPYNMKFLVPLPPPMGIMYLGKFYLVLTVFCFASMTNGVNLTDGLDGLAGGCAALAFIGMSVAVLAICPDLAVFGSSMAGACVGFLFHNRYKASIFMGDTGSLALGGALAAMAALSGMFFPLFIASGTFLVEVLSVIVQVLFKKATEVLYGTRRRIFLMAPIHHHFELCGISEPIIVAGAYVLSFILAIFAGYVGLFSA, from the exons ATGTGCTCTACCCGTCTCGTCCTCCTCGGGTTTCATCAAACCCTAAGCATCTCCGCTTCGCCCGCGTCGACGAGAGTGCGGATTTCTTCTGCCAGCTTCCCATCCATCTTTCCT CGACGTGGATTCAGATTCGATGGGCAGAGGTGCTGGCTACGACGGTCATTTGTTCCGTTTGCTTTCTCTTTTGATGAG GATTCGGGCCTTCCCACGCTTATGGAAGACAGCAACGGGGTTTCCGGGGGGAATTCGTCGTATCTAGCTTCAAGCGAGGACGAAGACAGCGACGCAGACCTTATTGTTCAACCTACCGCTGATGTCGAATTGAGATCGAACAAGGAACGTTTTGAAACTCCCGATTCTTCTATAACTGTGGCCGCCCACCGTTTTGCAACCCTTCGAGGGCGGAGGAAGAAAAG AACACAAAAGGGAATTTTAATCAGCATGAGTTTGGTAGCTTTCCTGCTTGTGTTCCTTTTATTCTTTGATTGGTGTTCATGGCGGATTGTGAGGATGCCCTTGGAACCATTTTTCTTAACACACCCTTTCACACTATCAGCAGCTTTGTCAGCATTTGCTGGATTTATTTTTGTCCCTATCGTTGATAGCATGAGGATTCATCAGGTCCTTCGGAAGGAAGGGCCAGCTTCTCATACGTCTAAAAGGGGAACCCCAACAATGGGTGGGTTATTTTTCATACCTATCGGTATCATTGTTGCTAGTATCAAAGCTGGTGAAAGGTCTACTGCTGTTTCTGGAGCAGCAGTCGCCACTATTGCATTTGCAGCAATTGGATTGCTTGATGATCTTCTAAGTTGTATTAAGAGTCATAATTATGGCTTGCCAGGCTGGGCAAAATTAGGTTTGCAG GTAATTGCTGCAACATGGTTTTCCTTTTGGTTGGACTCGGCACATATATCAACACCATACAACAT GAAATTTTtggttcctcttcctcctccaatggGAATAATGTATCTGGGGAAGTTCTATCTAGTATTGACGGTATTCTGTTTTGCCTCAATGACTAACGGTGTTAACTTGACTGATGGACTTGATGGCTTGGCTGGCGGGTGCGCTGCATTGGCCTTTATAGGGATGTCTGTAGCTGTCCTTGCAATATGTCCTG ATCTTGCAGTTTTTGGATCTTCAATGGCTGGAGCCTGTGTAGGATTTCTATTTCATAACAGATACAAGGCTTCCATTTTTATGGGAGACACTGGATCTTTGGCACTGGGCGGTGCATTAGCTGCAATGGCTGCTTTGTCAGGAATGTTCTTTCCGTTATTCATAGCTTCTGGTACCTTTTTGGTGGAAGTTCTATCAGTCATAGTGCAG GTTCTCTTCAAGAAGGCCACAGAAGTCTTGTATGGGACTAGAAGGCGCATCTTTCTGATGGCACCTATCCACCATCACTTTGAATTGTGTGGAATTAGTGAACCAATAATTGTTGCCGGTGCATATGTGTTATCATTCATCTTGGCAATTTTTGCTGGATATGTTGGATTATTTTCAGCTTGA